From a region of the Rhodococcus sp. 4CII genome:
- a CDS encoding ABC transporter ATP-binding protein: MDNLLRVDELQIELITARGVIRAVDGVSFSIDAGETVTIIGESGSGKSTTAMGILGLLADDLAVLSGAVRFKDCDLLGKPKALAKVRGRHIALIPQDPMTALSPVHTIGSQLREAVRHSGITGRAKETARAVELLEQVRIQDPAGQLGKYPHQLSGGMLQRVLIACSLASSPELIVADEPTSALDVTVQASILDLLLELQERTGVGMLVITHDLGVARLMSDRIYVMKDGRFVENGDAEDLVRHPGSAYTKKLLDAVPRLGDYTTTVGAST, encoded by the coding sequence ACCTCCTGAGGGTCGACGAACTGCAGATCGAACTCATCACCGCGCGCGGTGTCATCCGCGCCGTCGACGGTGTGTCCTTCTCCATCGACGCCGGCGAAACGGTGACGATCATCGGCGAATCCGGCTCGGGCAAATCGACCACCGCGATGGGCATTCTCGGTCTGCTCGCCGACGACCTCGCCGTCCTCTCGGGTGCGGTGCGGTTCAAGGACTGCGACCTCCTCGGAAAACCGAAGGCGCTCGCCAAGGTCCGGGGACGGCACATCGCCCTGATCCCCCAGGATCCGATGACCGCGTTGAGTCCGGTGCACACCATCGGATCCCAGTTGCGGGAGGCCGTCCGCCACAGCGGCATCACCGGCCGGGCGAAAGAGACCGCGCGGGCCGTGGAACTTCTCGAGCAGGTGCGGATCCAGGACCCGGCAGGACAACTCGGGAAGTACCCGCACCAACTGTCCGGCGGGATGCTGCAGCGTGTGCTGATCGCCTGCTCGCTGGCGTCGAGCCCGGAACTGATCGTCGCCGACGAACCCACCAGCGCCCTCGACGTCACCGTGCAGGCGAGCATCCTCGACCTGCTCCTCGAACTGCAGGAGCGCACCGGCGTCGGCATGCTCGTCATCACCCACGACCTCGGTGTCGCCCGGCTGATGTCCGACCGCATCTACGTCATGAAGGACGGCCGGTTCGTCGAGAACGGTGACGCCGAAGACCTGGTCCGCCATCCCGGCAGCGCCTACACCAAGAAGCTGCTCGACGCCGTCCCCCGGCTCGGCGACTACACCACGACCGTAGGAGCGTCGACATGA
- a CDS encoding ATP-binding cassette domain-containing protein yields MKAPLLSVEDLVVEYPVTDGVFRAVDTVSFSVDKGATLAVVGESGCGKSTIAKSIVRLLTPTSGRILVDGTDIAQLSEKALRPFRSRVQMVFQDPYGSLDPHLTAVDIVGEPLRLQGVRSKSERARRAAALIDRVGLPASALHRRPAEFSGGQRQRIGIARALASDPELLVCDEATSALDVSVQAQVLDLLREIQQDTGLTYVFISHNLGVVREISDTVIVMSRGRVVESGSTTDVLERPAEPYTQALRAAALDPTTMVGIKPRHLVSRLSGATEVHRTASRGVA; encoded by the coding sequence ATGAAAGCACCTCTGCTGTCCGTCGAAGATCTCGTCGTCGAATACCCGGTGACCGACGGGGTGTTCCGCGCGGTCGACACCGTCAGCTTCTCGGTGGACAAGGGGGCGACGCTGGCCGTGGTCGGGGAATCCGGCTGCGGCAAGTCGACCATCGCGAAGTCGATCGTCCGGCTGCTCACCCCCACGTCCGGCCGCATCCTGGTGGACGGGACCGACATCGCACAACTCTCGGAGAAGGCGCTGCGCCCCTTCCGTTCTCGCGTGCAGATGGTCTTCCAGGATCCGTACGGGTCGCTCGATCCGCATCTGACGGCCGTCGACATCGTGGGCGAACCGCTGCGCCTGCAGGGCGTCCGGAGCAAATCCGAGCGGGCCCGCAGGGCGGCGGCGCTGATCGACCGGGTCGGCCTGCCCGCGTCCGCGCTCCATCGCCGGCCCGCCGAGTTCTCCGGCGGTCAGCGGCAACGCATCGGCATCGCCCGCGCCCTGGCCAGCGACCCGGAACTGCTCGTGTGCGACGAGGCCACCAGCGCGCTGGACGTGTCGGTGCAGGCGCAGGTCCTCGACCTCCTCCGCGAAATCCAGCAGGACACCGGTCTGACCTACGTCTTCATCTCCCACAACCTCGGCGTGGTCCGCGAGATCAGCGACACCGTGATCGTCATGTCACGCGGGCGGGTGGTCGAAAGCGGTTCCACCACCGACGTTCTCGAACGCCCCGCCGAGCCGTACACCCAGGCCCTGCGCGCCGCCGCGCTCGATCCCACCACCATGGTCGGGATCAAACCCCGTCACCTCGTCTCACGCCTGTCCGGCGCGACCGAGGTTCACCGCACCGCGTCCCGAGGAGTAGCTTGA
- a CDS encoding aldo/keto reductase has protein sequence MPELDLTSFVLGTMTFGDTVDFDGAAAMVDAALDAGITHIDTANGYAGGESERILARLLAGRRDRVTLATKAGMPHPDAGDNSPLSPAGLRSSVEASLKRLDTDYVDLFHLHQPDRATPLADTLSTVADLVSEGKIRALGVSNFAAWQIAEVNHTADAVGAPRPIVAQQLYNLLARRIEEEYVEFAAVTGLITMVYNPLGGGLLTGRHSFDAKPADGRFGDSRLAQMYKERYWNTAIFDAIQQLSVIADKAGIPLTELALRWLVSKPAAGPILLGGSKVAHLQSNIAAVAKGRLDDELIDACDEVGSALRGPMPNYNR, from the coding sequence ATGCCCGAACTCGACCTGACCTCATTCGTGCTCGGCACGATGACCTTCGGTGACACCGTCGACTTCGACGGTGCCGCAGCGATGGTCGACGCCGCGCTCGATGCCGGAATCACCCACATCGACACCGCCAACGGCTACGCCGGCGGCGAATCCGAACGGATCCTCGCCCGGCTGCTGGCCGGCCGGCGCGACCGTGTCACCCTCGCCACCAAGGCGGGGATGCCCCACCCGGACGCGGGCGACAATTCCCCGCTCTCGCCCGCGGGCCTCCGGTCGAGCGTCGAGGCGAGCCTGAAGAGGCTGGACACCGATTACGTCGACCTTTTCCATCTCCATCAGCCCGACCGGGCAACACCGCTCGCCGACACCTTGTCCACCGTCGCGGACCTGGTGTCGGAAGGCAAGATTCGCGCCCTCGGTGTCTCCAATTTCGCCGCCTGGCAGATCGCGGAGGTGAATCACACCGCCGACGCCGTCGGCGCACCCCGGCCGATCGTGGCACAGCAGCTCTACAACCTCTTGGCCCGACGGATCGAGGAGGAGTACGTCGAGTTCGCGGCGGTCACCGGCCTGATCACGATGGTCTACAACCCGCTCGGTGGCGGTCTGCTCACCGGACGGCACTCGTTCGACGCGAAGCCCGCCGACGGTCGTTTCGGTGATTCGCGGCTCGCGCAGATGTACAAGGAGCGGTACTGGAACACCGCGATCTTCGACGCCATCCAACAGCTGTCCGTGATCGCGGACAAGGCCGGCATCCCCCTCACCGAACTCGCTCTCCGCTGGCTGGTGTCCAAGCCCGCCGCGGGCCCCATCCTCCTCGGCGGATCGAAGGTCGCGCACCTGCAGTCGAACATCGCCGCCGTCGCGAAGGGCAGACTCGACGACGAACTGATCGACGCGTGCGATGAAGTGGGCAGCGCCCTGCGCGGACCCATGCCCAACTACAACCGCTAG
- a CDS encoding HpcH/HpaI aldolase/citrate lyase family protein: protein MSAQEFAARLRGRERIVGYWAVIDSPVSTEWLAHVGWDYIALDLQHGLIGYSGMVAGLTAIDASGSSVGMVRVESNDPTPIGRALDAGAAGVIVPLVNTAEEAAHAVASATYPPAGIRSYGPMRSQLRIGPTPADANRDTVLVVMIETPQGLANVEEICAVPGLDGVYVGPSDLRLAVGGAHPNDLSVDDEFEAALVRVREAAAAAGIAAGIHTPDGSVAARRLAEGYTFATVASDLTHLKAVSAAHLKAAAGE from the coding sequence ATGAGCGCCCAGGAATTTGCCGCCCGACTCCGCGGCCGGGAACGGATCGTCGGCTACTGGGCCGTCATCGACAGTCCGGTCTCGACGGAATGGCTCGCCCACGTCGGCTGGGACTACATCGCCCTCGACCTCCAGCACGGCCTGATCGGGTACTCCGGGATGGTCGCGGGGCTCACCGCGATCGACGCGTCCGGTTCCTCCGTGGGAATGGTCCGCGTGGAGTCGAACGATCCGACCCCGATCGGCCGAGCGCTCGACGCCGGTGCGGCGGGAGTGATCGTTCCGCTCGTGAACACGGCCGAGGAAGCGGCCCACGCCGTCGCGTCGGCCACCTACCCGCCGGCCGGAATCCGCTCGTACGGGCCGATGCGCTCCCAACTGCGGATCGGCCCGACACCGGCGGACGCCAACCGCGACACGGTGCTCGTCGTGATGATCGAGACCCCGCAAGGCCTCGCGAACGTCGAGGAGATCTGCGCCGTCCCCGGACTCGACGGCGTCTACGTCGGACCGTCCGACCTGCGCCTCGCCGTCGGCGGCGCCCACCCGAACGATCTGAGCGTCGACGACGAATTCGAGGCGGCCCTCGTCCGGGTCCGGGAAGCCGCCGCCGCAGCCGGCATCGCGGCGGGCATCCACACCCCCGACGGATCCGTCGCGGCGCGGCGCCTCGCCGAGGGTTACACCTTCGCCACCGTCGCCTCCGACCTCACCCACCTCAAGGCCGTCTCCGCCGCGCATCTCAAAGCGGCCGCCGGGGAGTAG
- a CDS encoding L-idonate 5-dehydrogenase, whose amino-acid sequence MNTTQTTGTQTAEVPTHAQAVVAHGANDLRVEDVPIAAPKPDEAVIRIAYGGICGSDLHYWQHGAAGESILRAPMRLGHEASGTVLVAATDGSGPAVGTSVTIHPATPGGDSTTYPADRPNISPGCTYLGSAAHFPHADGLFVSHVAVPARMLRVLPAGLDLRLASLAEPASVAWHAVARAGNVKGRSVLVIGAGPIGALVVAVLKRAGAGQITAVDMHEYPLTIAREVGADRTLTATDADAIAAVAADVTIECSGNHRGLTSAIHGTARGGSVVMVGLLPSGDQPVPVSIAITRELDLVGSFRFNDEIDEVVAALADRSLVVDPIVTAEYGVADALTAFALAKDASSSSKVLLRF is encoded by the coding sequence ATGAACACCACCCAGACCACCGGCACGCAGACCGCAGAGGTTCCGACGCACGCGCAGGCGGTCGTCGCCCACGGCGCGAACGACCTGCGCGTCGAGGACGTGCCGATCGCGGCACCGAAGCCGGACGAAGCGGTGATCCGGATCGCCTATGGCGGAATCTGCGGGTCCGATCTGCACTATTGGCAGCACGGCGCGGCGGGTGAGTCGATTCTTCGCGCACCGATGCGGCTGGGACACGAGGCGTCGGGCACCGTTCTGGTCGCTGCGACGGACGGAAGCGGACCCGCCGTCGGCACTTCCGTCACGATTCACCCCGCGACACCCGGCGGGGACAGCACCACGTACCCGGCGGATCGCCCCAACATTTCGCCTGGCTGCACGTATCTGGGCAGTGCGGCACATTTCCCGCACGCGGACGGCTTGTTCGTCAGCCACGTCGCCGTCCCGGCCCGCATGCTGCGTGTCCTCCCAGCCGGACTCGACCTCCGCCTCGCTTCGCTGGCCGAGCCGGCGAGCGTGGCCTGGCATGCTGTCGCGCGGGCAGGGAACGTGAAGGGCCGGTCGGTCCTGGTCATCGGGGCGGGACCCATCGGCGCGCTCGTGGTCGCGGTACTGAAGAGAGCGGGTGCCGGACAGATTACGGCGGTGGACATGCACGAGTACCCGCTGACCATCGCGCGTGAAGTCGGCGCGGACCGGACACTCACCGCCACCGACGCCGACGCGATCGCGGCGGTGGCGGCAGATGTCACCATCGAATGCTCCGGCAACCATCGCGGTCTGACGTCGGCGATCCACGGGACGGCACGCGGCGGCAGCGTCGTCATGGTCGGATTGCTTCCGTCCGGAGATCAGCCGGTACCCGTGTCGATTGCAATCACCCGGGAACTGGACCTGGTCGGCTCGTTCCGGTTCAACGACGAGATCGACGAGGTCGTGGCCGCGCTCGCCGACCGCTCGCTGGTGGTCGATCCGATCGTCACGGCCGAGTACGGCGTCGCGGATGCGCTCACCGCTTTCGCACTGGCCAAGGATGCGTCCTCGTCGAGCAAGGTCCTCCTCCGGTTCTGA
- a CDS encoding sugar kinase, whose amino-acid sequence MTVLTFGETMALTRAVDTGALAHTSALHLGIGGAESNFAIALRRLGADVTWIGRVGRDSLGDLIERELRAEGITVDIVRDPDAPTGLMVKERRTATATRVWYYRAGSAGSRLTTSDVADDRLRSASLLHVTGITPALSDTARKTTLHCVEQARALGIPVSFDLNYRRALWSPADAGPVFRELIELADIVFAGVDEAAIAVGEGTPAELAARICDLGPTESVLKLGEQGCLALIDGETLSLPAVPVTVVDSVGAGDGFVAGYIAERLAGKLPLDRLRTAVTVGAFACAVSGDWEGMPRRDELGLLTTAEPVTR is encoded by the coding sequence ATGACGGTGCTGACCTTCGGCGAGACGATGGCTCTCACCCGCGCGGTGGACACCGGTGCGCTCGCCCACACATCGGCACTCCACCTGGGAATCGGTGGCGCGGAATCGAACTTCGCGATCGCACTGCGGCGGCTCGGTGCCGACGTCACCTGGATCGGCCGCGTCGGCCGGGACAGCCTGGGCGACCTGATCGAACGTGAACTCCGGGCCGAAGGTATCACCGTCGACATCGTCCGCGACCCGGATGCGCCGACCGGGCTGATGGTGAAGGAACGGCGAACCGCCACGGCGACCCGCGTCTGGTACTACCGGGCCGGCAGTGCCGGATCGCGGCTCACTACGTCGGACGTCGCGGACGACCGCCTGCGGTCGGCGTCGCTGCTGCACGTCACCGGCATCACGCCCGCCCTCTCCGACACAGCCCGGAAGACCACCCTGCACTGCGTCGAACAGGCACGCGCACTGGGCATTCCGGTGTCGTTCGACCTCAACTACCGCCGTGCGCTGTGGTCGCCGGCGGACGCGGGTCCCGTCTTCCGTGAGCTGATCGAACTGGCAGACATCGTCTTCGCGGGTGTGGACGAGGCCGCGATCGCTGTGGGCGAGGGGACGCCCGCCGAACTCGCCGCCCGCATCTGCGATCTCGGCCCCACCGAGAGTGTCCTGAAACTGGGCGAGCAGGGATGCCTGGCCCTCATCGACGGAGAAACGTTGTCACTGCCCGCAGTGCCGGTGACCGTGGTCGACTCCGTCGGCGCCGGAGACGGTTTCGTCGCCGGCTACATCGCGGAGCGGCTCGCTGGAAAGTTACCCCTCGACCGGCTGAGGACCGCGGTGACGGTCGGGGCATTTGCTTGCGCCGTCTCCGGTGACTGGGAGGGCATGCCCCGACGAGACGAACTCGGCCTCCTCACCACCGCCGAGCCCGTCACCCGATGA
- a CDS encoding bifunctional 4-hydroxy-2-oxoglutarate aldolase/2-dehydro-3-deoxy-phosphogluconate aldolase, producing MTPSVIAVLRAAHADLYAPVVNVLAENGVRAVELTMSTPGTLESLGAIREFAPDDVEIGVGTITTVDQAHTALDRGADFLVTPTTNLDVIATAVRAGIPIYPGGLTPTELWSGWNAGATAVKLFPASVVGPEYIAHLRGPFPDIQVVPSGGVGIEDVPAWIAAGAAAVSLGGPLIGDALRGGDLGQLAERCRRLGDVVAELAVV from the coding sequence ATGACCCCCTCCGTCATCGCGGTTCTGCGCGCGGCGCACGCCGACCTGTACGCGCCTGTGGTGAATGTACTCGCCGAGAACGGCGTGCGCGCCGTCGAGCTGACGATGAGCACCCCGGGAACCCTCGAGTCCCTCGGCGCGATCCGAGAGTTCGCACCCGACGACGTCGAGATCGGCGTCGGAACGATCACCACCGTCGACCAGGCGCACACGGCCCTCGACCGGGGTGCCGACTTCCTCGTGACCCCGACGACCAACCTCGACGTCATCGCCACCGCCGTCCGCGCGGGAATCCCCATCTACCCGGGCGGACTCACCCCGACCGAATTGTGGAGCGGATGGAACGCGGGCGCGACCGCCGTGAAGCTGTTCCCGGCGTCCGTGGTGGGACCCGAGTACATCGCGCACCTGCGGGGGCCGTTCCCCGACATCCAGGTCGTTCCCTCGGGTGGGGTGGGTATCGAGGACGTGCCGGCGTGGATCGCGGCCGGGGCGGCTGCGGTCAGCCTCGGTGGTCCCCTGATCGGGGACGCACTCCGCGGCGGAGACCTCGGGCAGCTCGCGGAACGCTGCCGGCGCCTCGGCGACGTCGTTGCCGAACTGGCGGTCGTGTGA